In Setaria italica strain Yugu1 chromosome I, Setaria_italica_v2.0, whole genome shotgun sequence, the genomic window CCACCTCTCCCGGCTCACTCCTACCAGTCTCCCACGCCGCGATTCCCCCATTTCCACCCCGAAACCTCCGGCCGTCCTCCCCTGAATCCaaccttctccgccgccgccggcacacACCGCGCCGTCTCCAGAGGTAAGCCACTCTCTTTCCCACTCGGCTCCCCTCCCAACCACGGGGGACACCCCCACCCCGACCTCAACCGAACGCACGCCGTCACTAGATCCCTGGAATTCCCGATCCCGTCCTGCCCAGCCTTGGGCTCGCCGGATCGAGcgtcgcgcgcgcggccgcggctctGATTCGCTGAGCCTGTCCCGCAGGAACAGGAGGGATCGAGCCATGGAGGACGACTCGCCAGTGACGAAGACGGTGAAGGGCGCCGTGACGGGGCTCGCCGCGGGGACCATCTGGGGCACCGTCGTCGCCACCTGGTACGACGTGCCGCGGGTGGAGCGCCATGTCGCGCTGCCGGGACTCATCCGGACGCTCAAGATGTGCGGGACCTACGGGGCCACCTTCGCCACCATCGGCGGGCTCTACATCGGCGTCGAGCAGCTCGTGCAGGCCCAGCGCAAGAAGCACGACTTCGTCAACGGAGCCGTCGGCGCGTTCGTCGCCGGGGCCTCCGTCTGCGGCTACAGAGGTTAGAAACTCCAACCGTTTGCAACAAATGCACCTCGGAGACCCTTGGTTTTAAGTTTCTGTTCAATCTAATGCGTTACCCTTCTTCCTTATGGTCGATAGTACTGGTGTGCGGACAAGTAGGGATTAACTGGGAATTTGGATCGCCGTCTTTTCATTGCGCTATGTTTGACATAATGTAGTGATATACATAAGCTAGGTTCTGGCTGCTTGTCAGGTTTAACTAGTGAGTCTTAAGCTCAAATCAGAAGGAATGGGATTTTGGGATTAATTGTTTCATTGTTAAGTATACCCTCTTTTTTTTCTGAGTGACTCGAAAAGATGCCATATTCATGTCACTGAATAGGCACACCTCTTGTAGCAATTTCACACAAAAGAAAACATGTTCTTGTAGTGATATACTTTGGGAATAGTTCCATGAGCATTGTATTTATAGATAACAATGGAAATCGAAGTTACCCAGTAAATTATGCATTTCTAGCCCAGTGGCTCAATCATATGCACTTCCAGAGCATCTGattttcttttgtaaatgaCAGATACATGATTTGAAAAACGAAAACGATTCTCTTGATTGAATTATATGATTTATATGATGGAGCATTTTGGATTGGTTCATCCTAAATTTGGATGATGGCATAGTTTGTGCTCCTATATCCAGTGACTTCTGGTGACTATGCAATAAGAGTTATTGTGTGGACAGATACGGGTCAAACATTTCTTTCACATGATAATTGCTCTATTCTTCACAAAATGGGTTCCTTGGTTAAACAGCGATCTCACTGAACAACATGCCATAAGTATTTAAGCTAGGATAAACATTTTTTCTTGGAAGAGAAATGACTATTAATATAGCTTTTGTGATTGCTACAAGCTAGGCTAAAGTATGCAGTGCTTGGAACCTACATATTAATATATCATACAATAAAACGGTAGCATGTATATTTACCTAGGAGCTGGTTTTGTATGATATTTATTCATTCTGAATTGCTTCACGACGGAAAATCTAGTCATGAGCTACACTTTCTTTAAATGCCTGTATTCGTAAAGGAATTGTGACCTAGGTGTATGAATCATTGTGTGCGGTGATAAATTGGCATAATGCCATAGCTTTTGCTTGTAGCATCAGTTAGGTTTAATTAGACAATAAGGGTTAACACAGCGATAGGTGTGATCTGACCATCTGCTGCAAAGCACTTAATCTATCTTATGAGGGATATAGCTTATAACTGAACATCATGTGTTTCATAGTAGCAGTATTGTCATGCTTATGCTTGGATTAACTCCCTGTTTGGATAAACATAATTCTAACCAACTTCCTTGATGGAAGCTTGACATTTCAACAGTTGATGAATAGTTTATACAAATTCTGGTGCCCACGGTATGCTACAAATTTGTAACTGGTTATAATTCTATGATATTACTTAGTTATTGGTCAAGATGGAATGCAAAAAACTGTCAGTTGTCAACAGAACTTAGTCCAGACTGAAGCATGTGCTTGTATCTATTATGTTGGCTATCAAGTCTGATGTCCACCTTAATCTGTAAATGCCTCTTTGGCAGGAAAGAGCATTCAGTCTGccctaattggaggctcctgcCTGGCTTTCACATCTGCTATACTGGACATTGGCGGCAATACTACGAGAGTGGACAACGGCAAAGAATACTATGCCTACACAACCGAGAAGAAGCCTGCTCATTGATTTAAGCTCGTGTACTTGTAGCACAAATCATGCAAGCCATCAGCTCGGTGAATTTTGAAGTTGATGCGCACTTTTATGTCTGTTTTGCTGATGCACTTAGTTCCTTTGCAAATCCATGGCAACTTGTTTGCCTCTGATGCTTGAGAGGGACGAACATAACGCTCAGAATAAATCTTTGATTTGCTTTCTTGTGATCATTGATCAGTATAAACGCACGTGGCGCAGTCTGATGTGTAATTCTCTACTTTCCCCCTTGATAGAACATGGAATGCAGCTCCTTTTATTGTGATAATGCCTCAGAACAAGAACGTATGACAATTCATCATCATTAGTtggtaggaaaaaaaagaaacctcaAACAGTGGGCTATAAATAGTGATATAGACAACAAGAAGCAGTCTCTAGGATAATCATTTTTTAGTAGCTTAGTGTTAATCTTTTATTAGTAGCTCAGTGATGTAGGGTCACGAAGATGGACGATGGCCGGAACTGGATACGCCAGACATCAGTGTAGATAAATAATTACAATTGCAGTAGGGCAAGCTTAAAACCATCAACACAATACAAGCTCCTCAATGTTAACAACACTAAGTTTGTGCATACCAATGCTAAAAAGAAGACTACCAAAATTAACAACCTATAGATGAATGTTATTTCACTATGCACTGGAAAGGCACATGTAATTTAGAGCAGCAGTTACTCACGTACACACGCTAAGTCAATAGAAACCAGAAATTGTAACGCCACTGTTGGTTAACAATTTTGTGTAACAACCTTGGGACAAAATGTGTATCGACTACAAACTTATTAGTTGCATGGATTAGCCATTACATCAGTGGTCTATCAATGACGAAACAATTGTGTTGTTTCTCGTAAAGATTATTGAACCCCTAGGAACCTCGCCAAAAATAAATAAACTCACTCTTTGCCACCATGTGGACGTGACAATCCCTATGGAAGTAAAAACTGAAATCACCCTAGAAGCCCAAAACTGTTACAAAAAAAGAACTTCTCTAGCCCCTATGACTTCTGTTTTGACTTCTGCTTCTTCGACTCCAATGTCGTCCCCAATCCAACCGGCGTGTTGCCAGTTGACTTGACAGATGGCCCGTTGGTATCTGCAGCCTTCACTTCTGAAGCAGTTCCGTTTTGAGCAGGTCCGTTAGATGCCTGACCTTGCGATGCTGATTCTTGAGTGTTTGCAGTGGCAGAGGCGGTAGACGCTGCAGCAGCTGAGTTGATAAGTTTGAGAATCTGAGCAAGTTCATCGGATGCATTGTTTGCAACAGGCCCACTGCGCACATTAAGGCCTCTTGCAACAGCTTTCTTCCGAGCTTCTGCAGTTGCTCGAGCAGCTCGCTCATCAACCCCTCTCAATCGTGGTAGACCTTCTCCCACAACTGCAGCATTAAGTGATCTGTTGACATTTGCTGATCCATCACCTGATTGGATAGCAGCAGCCTTCATTGCTTGTAAAAATGCAGGATTTGCCTGAAGATGCAGCATGGAAAAAATTCAATGCCACCATAAATCAAAATACTGGAATTGATATCCACATCAGGAATactaaaaaaagaaattgtGGAATGAGATGATATATGCAGAGTAGAAGTAGCATACAAGCATAGTAAtataaaatactccctccgtcccaaattactgttCATTTTgactacgtatctagacataccatacatctaggtgcatagcaaaaggtatggacctagaaaagccaaaacgaatagtaattgggacggagggagtaaaaaagAACAAGGATTATGATCAAACATTACTACCTAACAGTCCTGGTTTCTTGGAGGCATATGGATAAAGGCAATAAAGCCGGATGAATTTCAGTTAGCGTAGAAGGAATGTTGAAATTTGCTTACCTTCAAGAATTTAATAGCATTATCAGATGCATCAGTTCCCTGGCCCTTTTGCTTCTGGGCGTTAACCTGTGCAAATAGACGATAAAATATTGGTCGTGCAAGCATATAAAAGGTATACAGAGCATCAGACTAAAAACAGTGCATTTTTGGAAAGATTTTGCAGTACCAGTACAATTATAATTGAATATTAGGAAACACTCAGGAATCTTAGGGTCATAAGTTAATCGACCAGTAAAATTTCTCGCTGAGTGCAAAGCTTATATAACTAGGCCTAGACAGTTGGTTTATAAACTGTATCCAGTGTTTGTAAACTTCAGCTTccagaaaatgaaaatggaTCGTGCTGGGGGAAAAAATCGCAAAAACCTAGGCTTTTCAGTTTGCACCAAATGCAACAAGGTTCCTAACAGGAAGACCAACAGGCAACAACCTTTCACAACCAGTTCTGTCACAAAACGAGCCAACAGAAAATCCCCAGTAAACAACCCATCAGCAACCAAAATGTACAAGCACTGAAATCAACCAAGATGCACTGAGATCCATGTTGTCAAGTTCTTGTGAAAAGGTTGTCTCGGTGCTTGGGTTTTTTCAAGGGCTGAAAACTGAAGAAAACTAGGTTGTAAAGTTGACTTGTGAAAAGGTTGTCTCGGTGCTTGGGTTTTTTCAAGGGCTGAAAACTGAAGAAAACACTGAACCCCAACGGTAACCAAACCACGAAAAAAACGATAACTTAAATGGTTCAGGTTCGGTTCAGTTCTTCTGTGTCAATGTAAATATGCCCAGCCCTACGCATAACACAAATATACTGAACGATTTAGCCAAAATCACAATCCATCATTCTCCTAAAGATAATTATGCAATATACCCCCCTTTGCAATATTCAGAAAAGTAGAATGCTAGCTAATCAAACAATTCCAGAAATTATACCTGCTCTTCTCGAACCTTAAATGTACCCAACCAATTTTCTGAGTCCTTAGTCCGAGAGTCATTTTCCCCTAATTGTTTTGCCAGTATATCATAAGTCTTCTTTTCATGCTGTCATGAAAAGCCAACACGTCAGGTCAACAGTTTCTAATAATTAATGCTTGTATAAATTTGTATAAACCAATATTTTCTGTCAGAACTAACCTGAATTGAAAGCTTGTATAACTGCATACAACTGAATGCAATTGCAAGGGCATGATAGCAAACGGCTGTTTGAACATGATCAGGGCCAAGAAGCCGCTCATTCTTCATAAGTGCTTCTTGGAGATACCTAAGAGCAGTATTCATATTACTGGCATCCTGGTACATCATTGCAACATTTATGAGTGTTGCTGCAACATCCGGGTGATCAGGACCTGACGCCAAACTTAGAAGAAGCAGTGTGCGGGACATGTGTCGCAGTGCGAGTTCAGTTTGATTGAGCCCATGATAGAATAAAGCCATGTTACCATAACTGCAAAAGATATGGATTCCAAAGAAAGTAAGACTTCCGCGATAAAAGATAGTAAAATGCATGTGCCAAAGCAAAGAATAAAGAATAGTATGCTCTTTGTTTAATGAACATTAAAAATATAACATGGAAGTTATGCACAAACACTAAGAAGAAGCTGAAAAAATTCTGACAACTTAATTTCTTGCATGACCTACTCGCCCAGCAACTAACCTAATGATTCAAATTTTCTAGCAGATGTTCATTTTCCAGAACAAACTTAATGGAAACTTTTCAGAGAAATTCCATTTGTTCCTTCACAATTTAGTACGAATGATGGGATTTAGCGTTGGCTGCAAGTTCTCCAACGGAAACATCAAATTAATGTGAGATTTAAAGACAGCATCAAAATTCTAGAAGTACGTTCAAATTAAAAAGCAGCACATACCTGTGGGCTGTGTCCGGATGATCAAGACCAAGACATCGCTCGTTTATAATGAGTTCTCTATGCTGCTGCACAATTGCTCCAGCTGTATCACCAGCATGGTACAAAACCATAGCAAGGTACCTATAACGAAACGAGAACAAAGATTTCTTTTAAGGATTTGAATCTTATTGTGCAGAGCAATAAAAGCAAATAGTGAGtcggaaaaaaagaaaagaaaagtggtAACTGCTTGACTTCTAAACATATTCTACATGTGACTGGACATCATATCCCTCATGTAATGGTCCTCTGACATACATGCACAGCAGCACAAGGCACTTCATATGGGTGAAAACAGTAGACATGTACACAACTACACACTAAAGAGCGGCATATAGCACGATCTACAAAATGGAGAATGCAGCGTAAAATATCCATTAGATAGTTGAAGTTCTCATAATGTGTGCCTTCCTTATGGAACAATACCAATACAATAGCGATGTATTAGGAAGTTAGCATACTACCGGCAACAGTTCGCAGCATCCTTGTGCATGGGACCAGTTATCTGCAATTTCAAAGGTCAAGTAAATACGAGAAGTTCTGCAGATGTCATAAATAGCTTATGTGCATACCTGTTGAAGCAGTGAAAAGGCTTCAGAAAACAATGCATAGGCCTCATTCAGGGTTCCCTGAAATGCTCAAGTGCATTAATAAATTTTCCACAGATGAGAAAAGAATAACAAACAAAGGTAAGTTTTGGCGAAAACCATAAAACCACAAGAGGTATACCTCAGCCATCCTGACTTTCCCTGCTTCCATAAGATTCTTTGCGTCAGTACAGGTAGGAACTGAATGCTTGACAACTGGTTGGAGATTTAATATATCTGAAGCTTCGAATGGAGTTGAAGCATCCAGATTGTATTTGCGGGCTGCAATAGTTATCCCTACCTGTTATGCGTAGAAGAAACAGTGACAGAAATTAGTGGATGTACAAACAGCGACATATGATAATCTTAACATGCCATCTATAAACAGAATAACAATGGTCATTATTTAGTAAAATATGCACACTGGAATTCCTTGAATGCCAAACTACTTCAATTTGTCAGTAAATACAATAACAATGCTATAAACAGAAGTACCATGGCAAGGTAGAATGGTACCAACCTTTTGGCAAAGATTGCGGAGAACAGAAACCCTTTTGGCTGAAAGCCTTGCATCATCAGGCACTTCAAACTAAAAGAAACGAAAACCATTACAATTAGTGTGTTCTTCAAATAGAAAAGTTTTTAAGGCCTGAAATAAATGAATTACCTGATATTTAGATTTTGCGAATTCCTTAATACTAGACCAAATTCCATCAGATGTTAGATGGGAATATGTTGATAAGCCCTTTCTTGAAGCAGCAGAATTGTTTAGTTTCGGGCCCTTCGTAGACTTTTGAGTTTGGCTATTTTCATGACCCTGAAAATACCAAAAGGTTTTACAGTTACAATATGAGCTAAAACACCAAACATATCTGCTAAGATATATCAAGACTCGAGAGTAGAGTTTGTTGCAGATATAAGTGTCACAAGATTGCCACGCTTGGGATCACATACCTTCTTTGACTGGGCATTGCCAAGGCTACCCTTTGTAGATGCACCCAAAACTTTCCCAACAAAACAGTTCAAGAAATGAGCAATAGCTGGTCCAATATCATGATCCGGGCTTTGCCTCAATATTTCCTTGAGTGATAAAAAACAATTGGGTAAGCATACAAGTAGATGTCGACCACGATAGAAGGAAGTAGACATGAATAACTATAACAAGATGATGTGAACTGAATGGATTGGTACAACAAATTGAATATATCTTGCAACCTGCACTAAACTATGCAGAAAAATAAATCATTCACGTTACAGGAGTAGGACAGCATTAATTGGATGTATGCCAGTCAGAAAACCAAACATTTATTATAATTTTACACATTCCTATGTTTATAAAAATTTGCAGCAAATCCTTTCATATAACACCCCGAAAGAAACAAACTCAGGAGCTAGCATAATAAGAAAAGATATACTACCTTGATCACATGCTTTGCAGACCTAACTATTATCTCAGCAGAAAACAAATCCCACAGATGTGGTAAATGTTTGATCATGCCTGCAATCTGAGAGAAGAATTATACTATGAGCAGGATAGATGAAATGTAATGTCAATGTCAGCTGGATCAGCATGGAGACTCACTTTGCCCAGGTACCTAACATTTATCCCATGGAGATGCAGTGCATCGGTTAAAGTTTGTCCATCCATAGGAGAGATATCAAGGGAGCAAAGGTCCTGAACAAACTTCGGGATCACTATTTCTAAAAGATATGTACCAGCCCTTTTTACCAACTCTTCATCTGCAGAAATTTCCTAGTAATAGAAAACAGTAGAAAGTTATCAAATTGGAATATGGTTATTTTACAAAAAGTAGTTTTGAAGACCAACCTCTGGACTGCCAGCAAGCTTGTACTCTGTAAACACATTCGGATTGAAAAAGATCTCGGCACTTGAGTTGTCATTTTCCTCACGTGTAGGAGCAGAACTTTCTTCAGACTTGTCATCATCTTCAACAGAGGAAGCCTGAAATGATGGAAATAAATTTCCAGCTTACAAATGTAATGTGAAACAATACCTTATTTTATTCAATCTTGTCTAGTCCCTTCGACCTATGTGAGCACAAACTAATTCAATAATCATCAAGGGTTAAACTGGCAACAGTGATTTGTTATACACCACTGGATATGTGACCTTTAGATAACCAAATTATGATCATGGATGCAAAACTGAAGGGACATTTGAACAGCACAAAATAAGACAAATTCAACGATCTTGCTTTATTGGAGTTGCGTATGATCAGTAGCTTATTTAAGTACAGCGCTTCTGAGCAAACAGCCAGAACACCTAGATTCTATGAGCGCAAACCTTTGCATCAGAAGTACTCGCAACTTGGTCATTGGATTCTTCCAAAGCATCTGGAACTTTCTGCCTGGTGGATTGCTTGGTCGATTCAGCCTGCTCaaatataaataaaatgcaATTAGAAATTTTCACAAATGAAACCATGCAACAGCTTGACAAATAAGGTTAAAAGAATATGTGATGAGCTGACCTCAACAAATGAGGCTACAAGTTCAGGTCTCAACACGCAGAAGCGATGCTCTTGCCCAATGTAGTTAGAATCTCGCGGAGTCACTCTCATCAAATCTAAAATGTAATGCCTACATAAAGGAATAATCCAAACAATTTAAACAAATATATTGATATGACTACAAGGCCTCATGCTATTAGTGTACAAGGAAAAGGAATAGCtcgcaagaaaaacaaagtAACAACAAAAATGGAGAGAGAATTTTTTATTGTTTACAGTTCATGTAATGTTAACAGGATTGCCAGAACCCAACCTGCTCCTTGCATTCGTAGAAAAAATGTAAAAGTAATTACCAAGTGCTGAGCCTTTTAAGcattaaaaattaaaatgtaACAAGTGTTTTCATGTTTGAACAGAGACCAGTTttcttcaaaaataaaattacctGTCGTCACTTCCAACAATGCCCTTACATTCGACTGTAGCAGCTAACTTTACAGGGTTGCCAGAACCATCCAAAACCACATGCTCTTTCAAATGGAGCCGCTTTGCAGCCTCGACTACCTAAAGCAGCAATAGCCAACATAGAATTAACAATAAATACTCGAAGGACAAGGACGACAAAAAAAACTGAAATTATATTAATATAAGCTTGGAGTGTAAACAGGAATGTTGAATTAAAAAACCATTGCCAAAAGCTGGGTAGAAACAGGTACATAAAATAGAATAAATATGTAGCGTATCATGACAGATAACCACCAAAGAACTAAGAATCAAGTGTGATCATTGCAAGTTTCTTATACTCGCTAATGAAATTCTAGTAAAGACCTTCAACAGAAACAAATAAAGATGCCCAACAAAACCCAAGATGCAAGGAACTCAGTCACCAACAATTTTGAAACAGGCAAAATAGTAACTCAGTAAGCAATACTAAGTATAGCATGCAATTTTAGTTGCGGTGCTGGTACTTTAAACCAACTCCTATCAATTAGCATAATACTTCATTGCGGCATCAGTTAACATAAATTTGAACTGGACTAGATGTTGAGGTTCACACGAAACTTTGAGTCCCCTAACAAAGAAACTAAAAATGACTTTTCAGGTTTCTTTCAACCGAGAAAATTGTCCACTCTTCCATTACAATTTACCTTTGAATGGAAAGATTCATTCCAAGATATCTTCTTGCCATTATCAACAGAACCATACAGAAGGGAATCAGACTTGTCTCCTTGGAGAATACCAGGAATGATACTCTACAAGTCCAGAATAATTGGAAAAGGCACATCAGTAGCAGCTTAGCTTGTCGTTTATGACATCttaaaataatatattaaaATTACAGAAATGCATGGTTCAAACAGCAAAAGATTCTAAAAGCGTTATATACCAGAAAATGTTAACTATACAGACCTGAGCTACAACCCTGTGACCTCTGTAATCAATTATTGCCATGGCAAGATTGTAAAGGCCAGAAATATCAGCTTCTTGATAAGCCTTAGTTCCTTTTAAATCATTGTTTGCAGAAGCATAGGTCGCCTGCTCACTATCTGCAATTTGTGCCTCTGCAGATGCATCCGAACTAATGTCTGAAACACTGTTGGATACCTCCATGGATCCACCATGGTTCATACCAGGCTTAGCCCCCACATCCGGTGAAGAAACTTTAGTGCTTTTGCTGGGCCCATTTTGGCAGTCTGGCTTTTGATCCTTTGAAATGTGTTCATAGTCAGAATCGACAGCAAAACTAAAGAAAATGTTGTTGTGAACATACCTGGAACATAAAAATAAAACAGGTAAGAAGAAAGTAAAACAATATTATCAAGTTACTCAAATAAGAGTTGATCAGGCATATATACATCGGAACAAGGTGGCTTCGTGCCCACTACGCgctatcatcatcatcatatataAACTCAACATTGCACCGGTACCCAAATCCCATAGCAAAACATAAGCAAATCCAGACATCATATATAAAAGTATATTGCCAGCAACTGATTATAAACTTACTAATCCAGTACAGCAAATAATCTTTTGAGGTCAAGCAGTCTGATCTTAAGGCAGAAGCAGGTACAAAGGTGGTATGAGAAACATTATTCTACTCTCGAAGGCTATTGTATTTACTCACATATGAAAACATTCTGGATCAGTTGGATTAATTGGGGGTATGCATCTATTAATGACACCAACTGCCCCTTTCACAGCAGCATCAACAAAATCGCATGTTACTTTGTAGAGAGCTCTGCCACGCAATATCCTGAAATGGGCAATAAATAATGAGTTCCTACATGTATAAAGCAGGCAATCCATAAAGTGCAATAGTAACTATTAACTAAAGAACCTTTCTTGAGGATTCCCGTGCGGAAACTCCCGACAGGACTGCAATTCTTCATTCCAGTCTCTCTGCATGCCAATCAGCTCAGTGCCATATGA contains:
- the LOC101785827 gene encoding clustered mitochondria protein gives rise to the protein MAGKSKGGKNKGKAQGTGQSVPAEPELTVTDGGEVVNPENGEVTESPAAEGGVADAEKTEGDAPVAAQPAKKQAEGELYLYSVPVRTQSGEKLELQLSPGDSVIDVKQFLLDAPETCFYTCYDLILHTKDGSTHQLEDYNEISEIADITSGGCSLEMVAAIYDERSIRSHLRRVRELLSLSSLHVSLSTSLALQQESAQGKSADSEKTVIQELDGLNFMEDTAGALTNLLASAQAEIKCVESIVFSSFNPPPSYRRLHGDLIYIDVVTLEGNKYCITGNSKSFYVNCSNGSILDPKPTKQGLEASTLVGLLQKISAKFKKGFREILDRRASAHPFENVQSLLPVTSWLGAHPVPEHRRDAARAEESVVLSYGTELIGMQRDWNEELQSCREFPHGNPQERILRGRALYKVTCDFVDAAVKGAVGVINRCIPPINPTDPECFHMYVHNNIFFSFAVDSDYEHISKDQKPDCQNGPSKSTKVSSPDVGAKPGMNHGGSMEVSNSVSDISSDASAEAQIADSEQATYASANNDLKGTKAYQEADISGLYNLAMAIIDYRGHRVVAQSIIPGILQGDKSDSLLYGSVDNGKKISWNESFHSKVVEAAKRLHLKEHVVLDGSGNPVKLAATVECKGIVGSDDRHYILDLMRVTPRDSNYIGQEHRFCVLRPELVASFVEAESTKQSTRQKVPDALEESNDQVASTSDAKASSVEDDDKSEESSAPTREENDNSSAEIFFNPNVFTEYKLAGSPEEISADEELVKRAGTYLLEIVIPKFVQDLCSLDISPMDGQTLTDALHLHGINVRYLGKIAGMIKHLPHLWDLFSAEIIVRSAKHVIKEILRQSPDHDIGPAIAHFLNCFVGKVLGASTKGSLGNAQSKKGHENSQTQKSTKGPKLNNSAASRKGLSTYSHLTSDGIWSSIKEFAKSKYQFEVPDDARLSAKRVSVLRNLCQKVGITIAARKYNLDASTPFEASDILNLQPVVKHSVPTCTDAKNLMEAGKVRMAEGTLNEAYALFSEAFSLLQQITGPMHKDAANCCRYLAMVLYHAGDTAGAIVQQHRELIINERCLGLDHPDTAHSYGNMALFYHGLNQTELALRHMSRTLLLLSLASGPDHPDVAATLINVAMMYQDASNMNTALRYLQEALMKNERLLGPDHVQTAVCYHALAIAFSCMQLYKLSIQHEKKTYDILAKQLGENDSRTKDSENWLGTFKVREEQVNAQKQKGQGTDASDNAIKFLKANPAFLQAMKAAAIQSGDGSANVNRSLNAAVVGEGLPRLRGVDERAARATAEARKKAVARGLNVRSGPVANNASDELAQILKLINSAAAASTASATANTQESASQGQASNGPAQNGTASEVKAADTNGPSVKSTGNTPVGLGTTLESKKQKSKQKS
- the LOC101785417 gene encoding outer envelope pore protein 16-3, chloroplastic/mitochondrial codes for the protein MEDDSPVTKTVKGAVTGLAAGTIWGTVVATWYDVPRVERHVALPGLIRTLKMCGTYGATFATIGGLYIGVEQLVQAQRKKHDFVNGAVGAFVAGASVCGYRGKSIQSALIGGSCLAFTSAILDIGGNTTRVDNGKEYYAYTTEKKPAH